From Phycisphaerae bacterium, one genomic window encodes:
- a CDS encoding DUF5320 domain-containing protein, translated as MPGGNGTGPMGAGPMTGRGLGRCAGFAGGGFGRGRGMGRGFGRGNRFWARGYGNFAQFQPAAVITKEQQIQSLQQDAESLEADLKEVKSQIAQLQTEK; from the coding sequence ATGCCAGGTGGAAATGGAACAGGACCAATGGGAGCAGGACCAATGACAGGTCGTGGTTTAGGACGTTGTGCGGGATTCGCAGGCGGCGGATTCGGCAGAGGCCGTGGAATGGGACGCGGCTTTGGCCGCGGAAATCGCTTTTGGGCAAGAGGTTATGGCAATTTTGCCCAGTTTCAGCCCGCAGCGGTTATAACAAAAGAGCAGCAAATACAATCCCTGCAGCAGGATGCTGAAAGTCTCGAAGCAGACCTTAAAGAAGTAAAATCTCAAATAGCGCAACTGCAAACAGAAAAATAG
- a CDS encoding pyridoxamine 5'-phosphate oxidase family protein, whose protein sequence is MAKLPDAVKKAISKQELFCLATSTSKGIPNVVYVKYLKVVDDQTILIADNYFNKTRDNILNNGKIAFAVLDDEKGSFQIKGTAQRLIEGTMFDEVQKWVPEKLPKAAAVVMHVEEIYNGAEIIH, encoded by the coding sequence ATGGCCAAATTGCCTGATGCGGTTAAAAAAGCGATATCTAAACAGGAGCTGTTTTGTTTGGCAACCAGCACATCTAAGGGAATCCCTAACGTAGTCTATGTTAAATATCTAAAGGTTGTTGATGATCAAACAATTCTAATTGCAGATAATTATTTTAATAAGACACGAGACAACATTTTAAACAATGGGAAAATTGCCTTTGCTGTTCTCGATGATGAAAAAGGTTCTTTTCAAATTAAAGGCACAGCCCAAAGACTCATAGAAGGAACTATGTTTGATGAAGTTCAAAAATGGGTACCTGAAAAACTACCGAAGGCCGCTGCTGTCGTAATGCATGTAGAAGAAATATACAACGGAGCAGAAATTATTCACTGA
- a CDS encoding NifB/NifX family molybdenum-iron cluster-binding protein: protein MKILITATAPVLSAKVDERFGRAAYFIVTDTDKDGFEAVENESVNAATGAGIAAAQKVAELNPDVVLTGNCGPKAEQILTAANIKIRTGISGTVEDAIKSAKENSL, encoded by the coding sequence ATGAAAATTTTAATTACTGCCACTGCGCCTGTATTGTCGGCCAAAGTTGATGAACGTTTCGGAAGAGCGGCATATTTTATAGTTACCGATACCGATAAAGATGGATTTGAAGCTGTAGAAAATGAAAGCGTAAATGCTGCAACCGGGGCGGGAATAGCCGCTGCACAAAAAGTCGCCGAGTTAAATCCCGATGTCGTACTCACAGGTAATTGCGGTCCAAAGGCTGAACAAATTTTGACCGCGGCGAACATAAAGATTCGCACCGGCATTAGCGGTACTGTCGAAGACGCAATAAAATCAGCCAAAGAAAACTCTTTGTAA
- a CDS encoding GspE/PulE family protein yields MSPKSTNKESKGRENKAQDVVSLVDGFLKGAVDSGASDVHFEPTEKELVVKYRLDGVLKQVETLPRILSENVIARLKVLGNLLTYRNDIPQEGRIEIDGHNEGVIDERLAIFPTIHGQRAVVRIFYQYKNLTELEHLGFSKAVLETLKKIAFKNQGLLLLTGPAGSGKSTTLAALLRFILKNFAGKSIVALEDPVEMRVEGVTQVQITPYGEMTFPTALRSLLRQDPQVLMIGEIRDAETAKIAIEAALTGHFLMSTMHSGTPAAGFLRLLEMGIESYQITSSVTAILNQRLVRKLCDKCKKQNQKTFYEAIGCESCLNTGYKGRALISEIVELDSELRKAIAEKTDIEKLEAILKGRGHTNMLTDGKRLVGQGITTVDELNRVCGIIE; encoded by the coding sequence ATGAGCCCAAAAAGCACAAATAAAGAGTCGAAAGGTCGGGAAAACAAAGCACAGGACGTTGTGTCGCTGGTTGACGGGTTTCTAAAAGGGGCAGTCGATTCAGGGGCAAGCGATGTTCATTTTGAGCCGACTGAAAAAGAATTAGTTGTCAAATACCGGCTTGACGGAGTTCTTAAACAGGTCGAAACATTACCCAGAATTCTTTCCGAAAATGTCATCGCAAGATTAAAAGTACTGGGCAATCTCCTGACATACCGAAACGATATACCACAGGAAGGCAGAATAGAAATAGACGGACATAACGAGGGCGTAATCGACGAGAGACTCGCCATATTTCCGACGATACACGGACAAAGAGCGGTAGTAAGAATTTTTTACCAGTATAAGAACCTGACAGAATTAGAACATCTTGGTTTTTCAAAGGCCGTGCTGGAAACACTTAAAAAAATAGCTTTCAAAAATCAGGGCCTCCTTCTTCTGACCGGGCCGGCGGGAAGCGGAAAAAGCACGACACTGGCGGCGCTATTACGATTTATCCTGAAAAACTTTGCGGGTAAAAGCATTGTGGCACTGGAAGACCCTGTGGAAATGCGAGTCGAAGGAGTTACCCAGGTTCAGATTACGCCTTACGGCGAAATGACCTTCCCGACAGCTTTGCGGTCGCTGCTCAGGCAGGACCCGCAGGTGTTGATGATTGGCGAAATACGAGACGCAGAAACCGCGAAAATCGCAATCGAAGCGGCTCTTACAGGGCATTTCCTGATGAGTACAATGCACAGCGGGACGCCGGCGGCAGGGTTTCTGCGGCTGCTCGAAATGGGAATCGAATCCTACCAGATAACTTCAAGCGTAACGGCAATCTTAAACCAGAGACTCGTTCGCAAACTGTGCGATAAATGCAAAAAACAAAATCAAAAAACTTTTTATGAAGCAATCGGCTGTGAAAGCTGTCTGAATACAGGTTACAAAGGCAGGGCGCTGATTTCAGAGATTGTCGAACTTGACAGCGAACTTAGAAAAGCAATCGCAGAAAAGACCGACATCGAAAAACTCGAAGCGATACTGAAAGGCAGGGGACATACGAATATGCTGACCGACGGCAAAAGATTAGTCGGCCAGGGTATTACTACGGTTGATGAGCTGAACAGAGTCTGCGGAATAATTGAATAA
- a CDS encoding SagB/ThcOx family dehydrogenase codes for MNAKLFSVVILSAVVLLIYPAQIWAADSNMVAAKDTNSPAEIKNIELPKPQMDGGKPLMTALKERKTSRAFSSEWLPLQVISNMLWAADGINRPDGKRTAPTAMNKQEIDVYVAMEEGLYLYDAKANKLICILAEDIRAVTGKQPFVKEAPINLIFVADYAKMGDGPAEQKDFYAAIDTGYISQNVYLYCASEGLATVVRGYLDKPACQAAMKLRSDQKIIVAQTVGYPKK; via the coding sequence ATGAATGCTAAATTGTTTTCAGTTGTCATTTTATCAGCAGTTGTTCTGCTCATTTATCCGGCTCAAATTTGGGCGGCAGATTCGAACATGGTCGCAGCAAAAGATACAAATTCGCCGGCGGAAATTAAGAATATCGAGCTTCCCAAGCCGCAGATGGACGGCGGTAAGCCGTTAATGACGGCTCTAAAGGAAAGAAAAACTTCACGTGCGTTCAGCAGCGAGTGGCTGCCTTTGCAGGTTATTTCGAATATGCTCTGGGCGGCAGACGGAATCAACCGGCCGGACGGAAAACGGACGGCGCCTACCGCAATGAATAAACAGGAAATAGATGTTTACGTTGCTATGGAAGAAGGTCTTTATTTGTATGACGCAAAAGCAAATAAACTAATCTGCATTCTTGCAGAGGATATCCGCGCCGTGACAGGCAAACAGCCTTTTGTAAAAGAGGCACCGATTAATCTTATTTTTGTAGCGGATTACGCAAAGATGGGCGATGGGCCCGCCGAGCAGAAAGATTTCTACGCGGCCATCGATACGGGGTATATCAGCCAGAATGTTTATCTGTATTGCGCATCGGAAGGATTGGCAACTGTTGTGCGGGGATATCTTGACAAGCCTGCCTGCCAGGCGGCTATGAAACTGCGAAGCGACCAGAAAATTATCGTTGCGCAGACTGTCGGCTATCCGAAAAAATAA
- a CDS encoding putative manganese transporter, translated as MTKLLEIIQTTCIITTFVFVMMLLIEYLNAVAGSLWQKILLGSRWKQYLVATLLGASPGCLGTFVVFTMYSHGMVSLGAMIAAAIATFGDEQFVLLALAPKTALFMGIGMSICGILTGVIVDFFYKPKNKSMNCLKGIDIHPDQQCSKFSFNQFKQQWRNCSMARFLLVSILVIIIILILSGILGGDMPAWLRYTLIMTIAASLVITATTNDHFLEDHLWRHIALRHVPKIFMWTLGALIIMYFLTERLDLGPMIQKGKWIVLVIACLVGIIPESGPHLLFVTLYVQGTVPLSVLVSSSIVQDGHGLLPMLAHSRKDFLIVKSIAFIAGLIVGAAMMILGF; from the coding sequence ATGACTAAATTGTTAGAAATAATTCAGACTACCTGCATCATAACAACTTTTGTTTTTGTAATGATGCTGCTGATTGAATATCTTAACGCAGTAGCCGGCAGTCTGTGGCAAAAAATACTGCTTGGCAGCCGGTGGAAGCAGTATCTCGTTGCAACATTGCTGGGAGCATCGCCGGGATGCCTGGGAACTTTTGTTGTATTTACAATGTATTCGCACGGCATGGTAAGCCTGGGGGCAATGATTGCGGCGGCTATTGCAACTTTTGGCGATGAGCAATTTGTGCTTTTGGCTTTGGCTCCCAAAACAGCATTGTTCATGGGGATTGGCATGAGTATCTGCGGCATCTTGACTGGTGTAATCGTAGATTTCTTTTATAAGCCGAAGAATAAATCCATGAATTGCTTAAAAGGTATCGACATTCATCCCGACCAGCAATGCAGCAAATTTTCATTTAATCAGTTTAAACAACAATGGCGAAACTGCTCAATGGCTCGTTTCTTATTAGTATCGATACTGGTTATTATCATAATCTTAATACTAAGCGGAATTTTAGGCGGAGATATGCCTGCATGGCTTCGCTATACATTGATAATGACAATTGCGGCCTCGCTGGTCATAACGGCTACTACAAATGACCATTTTTTGGAAGATCACTTATGGCGTCATATAGCTCTGCGTCATGTGCCAAAGATATTCATGTGGACTCTGGGAGCGCTTATAATTATGTATTTTCTCACTGAGCGGTTAGACCTTGGCCCGATGATACAGAAAGGCAAGTGGATTGTGCTGGTTATAGCGTGCCTTGTTGGGATTATCCCTGAATCAGGGCCGCATCTTTTATTTGTAACGCTTTATGTTCAAGGCACAGTGCCTCTGAGCGTGCTTGTCAGCAGTTCCATTGTACAGGATGGGCATGGCCTGCTCCCGATGCTGGCACATTCACGGAAGGATTTCCTGATTGTAAAAAGTATTGCATTTATTGCAGGCCTGATAGTTGGTGCCGCAATGATGATTTTAGGATTTTAA
- a CDS encoding ARMT1-like domain-containing protein, with amino-acid sequence MRTYLDCIPCFVRQSLDAVRLATDDQKMHEQILRQVLDLVGNMDLSTSPPVMAQKIHRKIRQIIKTDDPYKQKKQYFNEFALNFFPKFNDLLAHSTKPFEMAIRLAIAGNIIDLGVKSSLESSEVENIINNAILHPFDLSNVNIFKNAVDNANDILYLADNAGEIVFDRFLIEQIGTDKITLVVKGSPVINDATIDDAKAAGLTDIVDVIDNGDDAPGTILENCSKEFQERFKKADLIIAKGQGNYETLSGIDKNIFFILKAKCPVIARDIGCKIGHMILQKNKSI; translated from the coding sequence ATGCGAACATATTTGGATTGTATTCCGTGTTTTGTCCGCCAATCACTTGACGCTGTCAGGCTGGCAACTGATGACCAGAAAATGCACGAGCAAATTTTACGCCAGGTTCTCGATTTGGTCGGCAATATGGATTTAAGTACAAGCCCTCCTGTAATGGCACAAAAAATACATCGAAAAATCAGGCAAATTATTAAAACAGATGACCCGTACAAACAGAAGAAACAGTATTTTAATGAATTTGCTCTGAATTTCTTCCCAAAGTTTAATGATTTGCTCGCCCATTCAACAAAACCTTTTGAAATGGCAATACGTCTGGCAATTGCGGGAAATATAATAGACCTTGGGGTTAAATCTTCTTTGGAATCGTCGGAAGTTGAAAATATAATTAATAATGCTATATTACATCCTTTTGATCTCTCGAATGTGAATATTTTCAAAAATGCAGTAGATAATGCAAATGATATTTTATACCTTGCTGATAACGCCGGTGAAATAGTATTTGACAGATTCCTCATAGAGCAAATAGGTACTGATAAGATAACGCTCGTGGTAAAAGGTTCACCTGTCATCAATGATGCTACTATCGATGATGCAAAGGCAGCAGGATTAACAGACATAGTCGATGTTATTGACAATGGCGACGATGCTCCGGGAACGATTCTGGAAAATTGTTCGAAAGAGTTTCAGGAGCGTTTTAAAAAGGCTGATTTGATTATAGCCAAAGGACAAGGCAATTACGAAACACTGAGCGGCATAGATAAAAATATTTTTTTCATACTTAAAGCCAAATGTCCGGTTATCGCAAGAGACATTGGCTGTAAAATCGGCCATATGATTTTACAAAAAAACAAAAGCATTTAA
- a CDS encoding ferritin family protein produces MPEFGNPFSGMAKDRKLTDAELIRAIRFMVSAEYEAIQLYMQLAESTDNKLAKDVLVDIANEERVHAGEFLRLLHELAPDEQKLYDKGTEEVQEMIDKLKKR; encoded by the coding sequence ATGCCGGAATTTGGAAATCCTTTTAGCGGAATGGCAAAAGACCGTAAGCTGACAGATGCCGAATTAATTCGGGCGATTCGTTTTATGGTTTCTGCCGAGTACGAGGCAATCCAGTTGTATATGCAGTTGGCAGAATCCACGGACAACAAGTTGGCTAAAGATGTGCTCGTAGATATAGCGAACGAAGAGCGCGTTCACGCCGGCGAATTTTTACGGCTTCTGCACGAACTGGCTCCTGACGAGCAAAAACTATATGACAAAGGCACCGAAGAAGTTCAGGAAATGATAGACAAGCTGAAAAAAAGATAA
- a CDS encoding sigma-70 family RNA polymerase sigma factor has product MLSKAQSYRLLWDFAIPESLSTSQKWVLSAMHSFGGQLVTMLWRILGNEQDVCDAYQDTFLHLAHYANGIKPRNVKAYIFRSASNTAISILRRRLIEKKNLPGIAANQTTETSANDLDSNYLQQQLRDNITKLPQQLQDVVTLHDLAELPYAQVAKILGLTEGTARVYRHRAIQLLAVWMNKKEE; this is encoded by the coding sequence ATGTTAAGCAAAGCTCAAAGCTACAGGCTGTTATGGGATTTCGCGATCCCTGAATCGCTGAGTACATCTCAGAAGTGGGTGCTCTCTGCGATGCACTCGTTCGGCGGCCAGCTTGTAACGATGTTATGGCGAATCCTCGGCAACGAGCAGGACGTCTGCGATGCGTATCAGGACACATTTTTACATCTGGCTCACTACGCAAACGGCATCAAGCCCCGCAACGTCAAGGCCTACATTTTCCGTTCAGCTTCCAACACGGCAATCTCGATTTTGAGACGCCGGCTCATTGAAAAAAAGAATCTTCCCGGAATCGCCGCTAATCAGACAACTGAAACATCGGCAAACGATTTGGATTCGAATTATTTACAGCAGCAGCTTAGAGACAACATTACTAAATTGCCCCAGCAGTTGCAGGATGTCGTGACTTTACACGACCTGGCCGAACTTCCTTATGCGCAGGTCGCTAAAATACTCGGACTAACAGAAGGTACCGCCAGGGTATACAGGCACAGGGCGATACAATTATTGGCAGTATGGATGAATAAAAAAGAAGAATAA
- a CDS encoding type II secretion system F family protein, translated as MAIFEYNALTATDRLMKGAIEASSPQEAAKLLAEMKLNVNFLEKAKYEGPKTAIGRDEFLLFNQQLASITKAGVPLERGLRELSADIGSKKMRKLVNDIAGELESGESIEKAFEKRQKYFPPLYSRILKAGVETGRLSQMLTNLNRHIEMSNQTRKIVFEAMSYPFVVLTIAVIIINFIYIMIIPKFATVLADMTGGELPALTRLILRISKNVAPFWLGVGVLAGGMIILNILLSSISAGRRFKESLLLSFPIIGRLHHSSVMAKMAESMAIMISAGVDMPNCLRLSAEASGSEKLIHETEFLAEQVENGTNIMQAGQFCRMIPKLFLYSIQLGSQRNELEDNLHSLSQMYVEQVKCSQVRLQAALLPMMLVFVGGFIGMTVLALFLPMIKIITSLM; from the coding sequence ATGGCGATATTCGAATATAACGCGCTGACCGCGACGGACAGATTGATGAAGGGGGCCATCGAGGCCTCTTCACCGCAGGAAGCGGCCAAGCTGCTGGCGGAGATGAAGCTTAATGTCAATTTCCTTGAAAAGGCCAAATATGAAGGACCCAAAACGGCTATCGGCAGAGATGAATTTCTGCTGTTCAATCAGCAGCTTGCTTCAATTACGAAAGCGGGCGTGCCTCTGGAACGGGGACTGAGAGAACTTTCTGCGGATATCGGCTCAAAAAAGATGCGAAAACTTGTTAACGATATCGCAGGTGAACTTGAAAGCGGGGAAAGTATTGAAAAGGCATTCGAGAAAAGACAAAAATATTTTCCGCCTTTGTATAGCAGGATATTAAAGGCAGGCGTTGAGACCGGCAGACTAAGCCAGATGCTTACAAATCTCAACAGGCATATCGAAATGTCGAACCAGACCAGAAAAATAGTTTTCGAGGCTATGTCCTATCCGTTTGTCGTGTTGACAATAGCTGTCATAATAATCAATTTTATCTATATAATGATTATTCCGAAATTTGCCACTGTTCTTGCGGATATGACGGGAGGCGAATTGCCGGCCCTGACGCGGCTTATTCTTCGGATATCAAAAAATGTTGCACCTTTCTGGCTTGGTGTCGGTGTTCTGGCCGGTGGTATGATAATTCTGAATATACTGCTGTCATCGATATCAGCGGGAAGAAGATTTAAGGAATCGCTGTTGCTGAGTTTTCCGATAATAGGCAGACTGCACCACAGCAGTGTTATGGCGAAAATGGCCGAGTCGATGGCGATAATGATTTCGGCTGGAGTGGATATGCCAAACTGCCTGAGATTAAGCGCAGAGGCATCGGGGAGCGAAAAACTTATTCACGAGACCGAATTTTTAGCAGAACAGGTAGAAAACGGGACTAATATAATGCAGGCAGGGCAGTTCTGCAGGATGATACCGAAACTTTTTCTTTACTCGATTCAATTGGGTTCACAGCGAAACGAGTTGGAAGACAATCTGCACAGTCTCAGTCAGATGTATGTCGAACAGGTCAAATGCAGCCAGGTGAGACTGCAGGCGGCACTATTGCCTATGATGCTGGTTTTTGTCGGCGGATTCATAGGTATGACAGTGCTGGCGCTTTTTCTGCCTATGATAAAGATTATTACGTCTTTGATGTGA
- a CDS encoding ATP-binding protein produces the protein MIISVASGKGGTGKTTISTNLAMSLSSAGQQVQYIDCDVEEPNGHIFLKPVIEIAEDVTVGVPEVDLSKCIGCGKCGQLCQYSAILSLKGSVLVFENLCHSCGGCMAICPAGAITEKQRKIGIAEFGKSNGVYFGHGRLDIGAIQTPALIRHIKKRIQKDVINIIDVPPGTSCPVIAAVKDSDFVLLVTEPTPFGLNDLILALDMLRQLKIPFAVTINRSDIGDDAVVKYCRQENIDVLLQIPNDRKIAESYSRGVMLVEAIPDYKQKFLKLYEDIIKLEGSYEGISRNKR, from the coding sequence ATGATTATTTCAGTCGCAAGCGGAAAAGGCGGTACCGGCAAGACAACAATATCAACCAATCTGGCAATGTCACTATCAAGTGCCGGCCAACAGGTTCAATATATTGACTGTGATGTGGAAGAACCCAACGGACATATTTTCTTAAAACCGGTTATCGAGATTGCAGAGGATGTTACCGTAGGAGTGCCTGAAGTTGATTTAAGCAAATGCATAGGCTGCGGAAAATGCGGTCAGCTTTGTCAATACAGCGCAATCCTTAGCTTAAAAGGCTCTGTTCTTGTTTTTGAAAACCTGTGCCATTCGTGCGGCGGGTGCATGGCAATCTGCCCGGCAGGAGCTATTACTGAAAAGCAGCGTAAAATAGGAATAGCTGAATTCGGCAAGTCAAATGGTGTATATTTCGGCCACGGAAGACTCGATATAGGCGCTATTCAGACACCTGCATTGATTAGACATATTAAAAAAAGAATACAAAAAGATGTGATTAACATCATAGATGTTCCGCCGGGAACATCCTGCCCTGTCATAGCAGCGGTAAAGGACAGTGATTTTGTTTTGCTTGTTACCGAACCGACTCCTTTCGGCCTGAATGATTTGATACTGGCCCTTGATATGCTGCGCCAGTTAAAAATACCATTTGCAGTTACAATAAACAGAAGTGATATCGGAGATGATGCAGTAGTTAAATACTGCCGGCAGGAAAATATTGATGTGCTTCTCCAAATACCAAATGACAGAAAAATTGCCGAAAGCTATTCACGAGGCGTGATGCTCGTAGAAGCAATTCCTGATTATAAACAAAAGTTTTTGAAATTATACGAAGACATAATAAAGCTCGAAGGAAGTTATGAAGGAATTAGTCGTAATAAGCGGTAA
- the def gene encoding peptide deformylase, whose translation MKAVIDDGKNDIGKIIKKPLRLEIYPDSRVLRQVACPVEVFDNDIQLLAGMMLDFMRQNNGIGLAAPQIGLSRRIIVIELDNQSYCMVNPKISLASDCDVMEEGCLSLPGKTVKVKRHKIAQIQGQDVTGKIQSIVAVGLLARAFQHETDHLNGVLICDYES comes from the coding sequence ATGAAAGCAGTAATTGACGACGGCAAAAATGACATAGGCAAAATAATCAAAAAACCTTTGCGGTTGGAAATATATCCGGACAGCCGGGTGCTGCGTCAAGTGGCATGCCCCGTAGAGGTATTTGACAATGATATACAACTTCTTGCCGGTATGATGTTAGACTTTATGCGACAGAATAACGGCATCGGTCTGGCCGCACCACAAATCGGGCTTTCACGACGAATAATTGTGATTGAACTGGATAACCAGAGTTATTGTATGGTTAACCCAAAAATAAGTCTTGCTTCTGATTGTGATGTTATGGAGGAAGGCTGTCTGAGTTTGCCGGGAAAAACGGTTAAAGTTAAACGGCATAAGATTGCTCAAATACAGGGGCAGGATGTAACTGGAAAAATCCAAAGCATTGTTGCTGTCGGATTATTGGCAAGAGCTTTTCAGCATGAGACAGATCATCTCAATGGTGTTTTAATTTGTGATTACGAAAGTTAA
- a CDS encoding arginine decarboxylase, pyruvoyl-dependent: MSENSNLVPRKVFLTKGVGRHRYQLKSFENALRQAGVAHQNLVQVSSILPPKCKIISREKGLRMLMPGSICYCVMARADTNEYGRIVATSIGVALPKDDNNWGYLSEVHGHGMNEKQAGDMSEDLAAEMLGTTLGFEVDPNKAWSEKEQAYKSSGLIIKTTNVTQTAMGKKNEWTTTLAIAVFLFD, from the coding sequence ATGAGTGAAAATTCCAACCTTGTTCCCAGAAAGGTCTTTCTGACCAAGGGAGTCGGCCGTCACAGATACCAGTTAAAATCCTTTGAGAACGCTCTGCGTCAGGCGGGAGTAGCACATCAAAATCTTGTACAGGTATCTTCGATTCTTCCCCCCAAATGCAAAATTATCAGCAGGGAAAAAGGATTGAGAATGCTCATGCCGGGAAGTATTTGTTACTGTGTTATGGCAAGAGCGGATACAAATGAATATGGCAGAATTGTAGCCACTTCGATTGGCGTCGCCCTGCCTAAAGATGACAATAACTGGGGCTATTTGAGTGAAGTACATGGTCACGGCATGAACGAAAAACAAGCCGGTGATATGTCTGAAGATTTAGCTGCCGAGATGCTTGGCACAACGCTTGGGTTTGAAGTTGACCCCAACAAGGCCTGGTCGGAAAAAGAACAGGCTTATAAATCAAGCGGGCTGATAATAAAAACCACAAATGTAACTCAGACTGCAATGGGCAAAAAAAACGAATGGACAACCACACTTGCCATAGCAGTATTTTTGTTTGACTGA
- a CDS encoding CoA-disulfide reductase, which produces MSKKIVIIGGVAGGASAAARLRRLDENAEIVLFERGKYISFANCGLPYYVGQVIKNRDDLLVQTPKKFKDRFNIDVRVNSEVMGIDRKRKEVNVKDISSEITHTEKYDKLILSPGAEPTRPPIPGINSPRIFTLRSIPNADAISDFISEHNPKRAVVIGGGYIGLEMAENLHKRGMLVAVVEMLDQVMPTLDKEMANLLHEHLHEQSIALWLSDAVTGFRESDSKLFVALKSGMELRCDMAVLAIGVKPEVKLAKESDLELGSTGGIKVNNNLQTSDPDIFAIGDAIEVQHFVLKKPVLIPLAGPANRQGRIVADNICGRDVKYKGTQGTAILKVFELTVAMTGATEKDLKKTDMDYEKVYIHPANHVGYYPGAKQMHIKVLFSKPEGRILGVQIVGQDGVDRRIDVFATAIYFGKTVFDLQELELAYAPPYGSGKDPVNMAGFAAANILEGTADIEHFEKLEKSSFIVDVRSDSEFSGGNVPGAIHIPVDQMRNRLNELPKDKTINLYCSVGIRSYIASRLLRQKGLDAKSISGGYSTYVARISEKLLEGKTARQLRDEFCTGL; this is translated from the coding sequence ATGAGTAAAAAAATTGTAATCATAGGCGGTGTAGCAGGTGGAGCATCGGCAGCGGCAAGATTGCGCCGGTTGGATGAGAATGCCGAGATAGTTCTTTTTGAAAGAGGAAAGTATATCTCATTTGCCAATTGCGGTTTGCCTTATTACGTGGGCCAGGTCATAAAAAACCGCGATGATTTACTTGTTCAGACGCCAAAGAAATTTAAGGATAGATTCAACATTGATGTAAGAGTCAACAGTGAAGTGATGGGTATTGACCGCAAACGTAAAGAAGTAAATGTAAAAGATATATCTTCCGAAATTACCCATACTGAAAAATATGACAAGTTAATTCTTTCGCCCGGGGCGGAACCGACAAGACCGCCTATACCCGGAATCAATTCCCCAAGGATATTCACACTGCGAAGTATACCGAATGCAGATGCAATTAGTGATTTCATCTCAGAGCATAATCCTAAACGGGCTGTAGTTATCGGCGGCGGATACATCGGCCTTGAGATGGCCGAGAATCTTCATAAACGCGGTATGCTCGTAGCAGTAGTCGAGATGCTCGACCAGGTAATGCCCACACTGGATAAAGAGATGGCCAATCTTCTGCATGAGCACCTGCACGAGCAGAGTATCGCACTTTGGCTCAGTGACGCAGTTACAGGTTTTCGAGAAAGTGATTCTAAATTGTTCGTTGCTCTAAAATCAGGTATGGAACTTCGCTGCGATATGGCAGTACTTGCTATTGGGGTAAAGCCGGAAGTCAAATTGGCTAAAGAGTCGGATTTAGAGCTTGGCAGCACAGGAGGAATAAAAGTAAATAATAATCTGCAGACGAGCGACCCTGATATTTTTGCCATTGGTGACGCAATTGAGGTTCAGCACTTTGTGTTGAAAAAGCCGGTTTTGATTCCCCTGGCCGGACCGGCAAACAGACAGGGCAGAATTGTAGCGGATAATATATGCGGCAGAGATGTTAAATATAAAGGCACTCAGGGAACAGCGATACTTAAAGTATTTGAACTTACAGTAGCAATGACAGGTGCAACTGAAAAGGATTTGAAAAAAACTGATATGGATTATGAAAAAGTTTACATACATCCTGCCAATCATGTCGGTTATTATCCGGGAGCCAAGCAGATGCATATAAAGGTACTTTTCAGTAAACCGGAAGGAAGGATTCTTGGGGTTCAGATTGTCGGTCAGGACGGTGTGGACAGAAGAATAGATGTATTTGCTACTGCCATTTATTTCGGTAAGACCGTTTTTGACCTGCAGGAACTTGAACTCGCTTATGCCCCGCCATACGGCAGTGGAAAAGACCCTGTAAATATGGCCGGCTTCGCAGCCGCCAATATATTGGAGGGCACTGCAGATATAGAGCATTTTGAAAAATTAGAAAAATCTTCATTCATAGTTGACGTCCGCTCAGATTCGGAATTTTCGGGCGGTAACGTACCAGGGGCAATACATATACCGGTCGACCAAATGCGAAACAGATTGAATGAATTACCAAAAGATAAAACTATTAACTTATATTGCTCCGTAGGCATTCGAAGTTATATCGCGTCAAGACTTTTAAGGCAAAAAGGTCTTGATGCCAAAAGCATATCAGGCGGTTACTCAACTTATGTGGCAAGAATCAGTGAAAAACTTCTTGAAGGCAAAACTGCCCGGCAGTTGAGAGATGAATTTTGTACAGGGCTCTAA